One segment of Cottoperca gobio chromosome 24, fCotGob3.1, whole genome shotgun sequence DNA contains the following:
- the sesn1 gene encoding sestrin-1 isoform X2 — MRHAVAPAESVENNYFAVTNLLKICTHCERLSKKDLGVRIPRPLGNGPSRFIPEKEILQVSKVDARTQSIFEDAFAALGRLDNISLVMGFHPQYLGSFLRTQHYLLQMDGPLSLHYRHYIGIMAAARHQCSYLVNLHVNDFLQVGGDPKWLNGLDKAPQKLQQLGELNKILAHRPWLLTKEHIERLLKAEEHSWSLAELIHAVVLLTHYHSLASFTFGCGITTEIHCDGGHTFRPPSLSQYCVCDIANGNGHANHHDDPLGNQEMCGEVEVLMERMKQLQECRDDEEASQEEMATRFEREKTESMLVVTAEDEECVPSRDISRHFEDPSYGYKDFSRRGEHVPTFRVQDYSWEDHGFSLVNRLYPDVGQMLDEKFQMAYNLTYNTMATHKDVDTSMLRRAIWNYIHCMFGIRYDDYDYGEINQLLDRSFKIYIKTMVCSPEKTTKRMYESFWRQFQHSEKVHVNLLLMEARMQAELLYALRAITRYMT, encoded by the exons ATGAGGCACGCGGTCGCACCGGCAGAAAGCgtggaaaataattattttgccGTGACAAACCTGTTAAAGATATGTACCCATTGTGAACGGCTAAGCAAAAag GACTTGGGAGTAAGGATCCCAAGACCCTTAGGAAACGGACCAAGCAGATTTATCCCTGAAAAAGAG attCTCCAAGTCAGTAAAGTGGACGCCAGGACACAGTCGATATTTGAGGATGCGTTTGCAGCCCTCGGTCGCCTAGACAACATTTCTCTGGTGATGGGCTTCCATCCGCAGTACCTGGGGAGTTTTCTCCGGACGCAGCACTACCTGCTGCAGATGGATGGACCCCTGTCTTTGCACTACCGACACTACATCGGCATCATG GCGGCAGCTAGACATCAGTGTTCATACTTGGTCAACCTCCATGTGAATGACTTCCTCCAAGTTGGGGGTGACCCCAAGTGGTTGAACGGCCTGGACAAAGCCCCGCAGAAGCTGCAGCAACTCGGGGAGCTCAACAAAATCTTGGCCCACCGACCATGGCTTCTCACAAAGGAACACATTGAG CGGCTTTTGAAGGCGGAGGAGCACAGCTGGTCCCTCGCAGAGCTAATCCACGCCGTGGTCCTCCTCACGCACTACCACTCCCTCGCCTCCTTCACTTTTGGCTGCGGCATCACGACCGAGATCCACTGCGACGGCGGGCACACTTTCAGACCGCCCTCCCTCAGCCAGTACTGCGTCTGTGACATTGCCAACGGCAACGGGCATGCTAATCACCACGACGATCCGCTTGGCAACCAG GAGATGTGCGGCGAGGTGGAGGTGCTGATGGAGCGCATGAAGCAACTGCAGGAGTGCCGCGACGACGAGGAGGCGAGCCAGGAGGAGATGGCGACTCGCTTTgaaagagagaagacggagagcaTGCTGGTAGTCACAGCAGAGGACGAGGAGTGTGTCCCCTCCAGAGACATCTCCCGGCACTTTGAGGACCCCAGCTATGGCTACAAGGACTTCTCCAGGAGGGGGGAGCATGTGCCCACATTCAGAGTGCAG GACTACAGCTGGGAGGACCACGGTTTCTCTCTGGTCAACAGGCTGTACCCTGATGTTGGTCAGATGCTGGACGAAAAGTTCCAGATGGCCTACAATCTGACCTACAACACCATGGCTACACACAAAGATGTGGACACCAGCATGCTGCGCAGGGCCATCTGGAACTACATCCACTGCATGTTCGGCATCAG GTATGATGACTATGATTACGGGGAGATAAACCAGCTTCTGGACCGTAGCTTTAAGATCTATATTAAGACTATGGTGTGTAGTCCTGAGAAGACCACCAAACGAATGTATGAGAGCTTCTGGAGGCAGTTTCAGCACTCCGAGAAG GTCCACGTTAATCTGCTTCTTATGGAAGCGCGAATGCAGGCGGAACTGTTATACGCTCTGAGAGCGATCACCCGCTACATGACATGA